TATCCCGACGCGCCACAGCTCGGGCAGACCATCCGCGGGCTGGAAAGATCCCTTGATGGCGCGACGGCGAAGGTTTTTCATGCCGGCACCCGTGTCCAGGACGGCGCTCTGGTCACTGCTGGTGGGCGGGTGCTCGGGGTGACGGTCCTCGCGCCGAGCATCAGTGCCGCCCAGGCACAAGCCTACGCCCTGGCGCAGCAGATACATTGGCCGGGGATGCAGTTGCGCCACGACATCGGCTGGCGGGCCCGTGCTCGTAGCTAGCATGTTGCCGCGCCATCCTCGTCGTCAGGCCCTGCGCAAAGCCGTCGCCGAGTTGCGACGGGGGGGCGTCCTCGCCTACCCAACGGAAGGGGTCTGGGGCCTAGGCTGCGACCCCCGCAATCGGCGTGCCTTGCGCAAGATTCTTGCTCTCAAGGCCCGACCCCAGAAAAAGGGCGTGCTTCTCGTTGCCGCCAATCAGGCGCAAACTCGGTTCTATTGGCAGGCTACGGAGCCCTTGGCGCTGCAGCCAGAAGCCTACTGGCCCGGCACTACCCTGGTCCTTCCCGCCAGCAGACCTTGTCCCGCATGGATTCGCGGCCAGCACGATGGCATTGCCCTGCGCGTGAGCGCGCACCCTGGAATACGTGCCCTGTGCCGGGCCTTCGGCGGCGCCATTGTCTCCACCAGTGCCAATCCTGCTGGAAAGCGCCCAGCGCGCTCCCTGCGCGAGCTGCGCCGCCACTTTGGTCGGGACTTGCTCACGCTGCCCGCGCGCTTAGGTGGCCAAGGCCGCCCAAGTCGCATTATTGATGCCCGTAGTGGCAAGATCCTCAGGAGTTGAGTATGAGCGCCTTAGATCTCTCGTCCCTGGAACAGTTTTTACTGCAATTACAGGATGAGATATGCACCCAGCTTGCTGCCGCCGATGGCGTCGCGAGCTTCCGCGAGGATCTCTGGGAGCGCGCCGAGGGGGGTGGAGGTCGCACCCGAGTCCTGGCCGAAGGCGATCTCTTTGAAAAGGCCGGGGTGAATTTTTCTCGCGTGCATGGACGGCAGCTACCGCCTTCCGCTACCGCTGCGCGACCCGAGCTGGCCGGCCAGGGCTTCGACGCCCTGGGTGTCTCCCTCGTTCTGCACCCGCGCAATCCCTACGTGCCCATCGTCCACATGAACTATCGCTTTTTTAGCGCGGGGAGTACCTGGTGGTTTGGCGGCGGTGCGGATTTGACCCCTATCTACGGCTTTGTCGAGGACGCCGAGCATTTTCACCGTACCTTGAAGACCGCTTGCGATCGTCACGACCCGGCCTACTATCCGCGTTTCAAGGCTTGGTGTGATGACTATTTCACCATTCGCCATCGCGGCGAGATGCGCGGCGTCGGCGGGATCTTCTTCGACGATCTCCACGGCGACGCCGAACGGATTCGCGCCCTCTGGGAAGATGTAGCGCAGAGCTTTCTGCCGAGCTACCTGCCGATCACCGAACGTCGTCGCCATCTGCCCTATGGCGGACGGGAGCGGCAGTTTCAGCTCTTGCGACGCGGGCGTTACGTCGAGTTCAACCTCGTCTACGACCGCGGCACCCTCTTTGGCCTGCAATCGGGGGGGCGTACCGAGAGCATCCTCATGTCCCTGCCTCCCCTCGCGGCTTGGGAGTACGACTGGCAAGGTGAGGCTGGCAGCCCTGAGGCAAGGCTGAAGAGCGAGTTTCTGACGCCGCGGGATTGGGCATGATCGAAGAGCAACTGCGCAGCTGGCTCTTCCGCTTTGAGCCCGAGCGCGCCCATGCCCTCGCCATGAGCGCCCTGGAAGCCCTAGGCAAGATGCCGCGCACCCGTATCCGACTCTGGCCGAGCAACGAAGCCATCGACCCCATGCTACGACAGACCCTCTGGGGGCTCGACTTCAGCCACCCCTTGGGTCTTGCCGCTGGCTTCGACAAAGATGCCCGCGCCCTGCCCGCCCTTGCCGCCATGGGTTTTGCCTTTGTCGAGATCGGTACCATCACTCCCCAGCCCCAAGCCGGCAATCCCGCGCCGCGGCTGTTTCGGTACCCGCAGCAGGGGGCAATCATCAATCGCCTGGGCTTCCCTAGCGAGGGCATGCTGCGGGTAGGCGAACGTCTGGCGAGCCAGGGACATCCGGCCATTACCGTCGGTATAAATCTCGGCAAAAACAAAGACACGCCGCTGGAGCGGGCGGTGGAGGACTATGA
This sequence is a window from Acidithiobacillus sp. AMEEHan. Protein-coding genes within it:
- a CDS encoding L-threonylcarbamoyladenylate synthase, whose translation is MLVASMLPRHPRRQALRKAVAELRRGGVLAYPTEGVWGLGCDPRNRRALRKILALKARPQKKGVLLVAANQAQTRFYWQATEPLALQPEAYWPGTTLVLPASRPCPAWIRGQHDGIALRVSAHPGIRALCRAFGGAIVSTSANPAGKRPARSLRELRRHFGRDLLTLPARLGGQGRPSRIIDARSGKILRS
- the hemF gene encoding oxygen-dependent coproporphyrinogen oxidase, yielding MSALDLSSLEQFLLQLQDEICTQLAAADGVASFREDLWERAEGGGGRTRVLAEGDLFEKAGVNFSRVHGRQLPPSATAARPELAGQGFDALGVSLVLHPRNPYVPIVHMNYRFFSAGSTWWFGGGADLTPIYGFVEDAEHFHRTLKTACDRHDPAYYPRFKAWCDDYFTIRHRGEMRGVGGIFFDDLHGDAERIRALWEDVAQSFLPSYLPITERRRHLPYGGRERQFQLLRRGRYVEFNLVYDRGTLFGLQSGGRTESILMSLPPLAAWEYDWQGEAGSPEARLKSEFLTPRDWA